The Ralstonia wenshanensis genome includes a region encoding these proteins:
- a CDS encoding NADPH-dependent FMN reductase → MSLNFLGIAGSLRRKSTNQGLLRAASARLPAGVEMDLADLTDIPFYNADITDKPASVVRVLEQIGRADALVLACPEYNYSLAPALKNILDWASREPNNALLAGKPVAILGAGGGMGTSRAQYHLRQVCVYLDLHPLNKPEVFANAFAGGFSADGDLTDERIAGLITEQMQALANWTLKHKA, encoded by the coding sequence ATGTCGCTGAATTTTCTTGGCATTGCCGGCAGCCTGCGCCGCAAATCCACCAACCAAGGCCTGCTGCGTGCCGCGTCCGCCCGTCTGCCCGCCGGCGTTGAAATGGACCTGGCCGACCTGACCGATATTCCGTTCTACAACGCCGACATCACGGACAAGCCCGCTTCGGTGGTGCGCGTGCTCGAACAGATCGGGCGTGCCGATGCACTGGTGCTGGCCTGCCCTGAATACAACTACTCGCTGGCGCCGGCGCTGAAGAACATTCTGGACTGGGCCTCGCGCGAGCCCAACAATGCGCTGCTGGCAGGCAAGCCCGTCGCGATCCTGGGTGCGGGCGGCGGCATGGGCACGTCGCGCGCGCAGTACCACCTGCGTCAGGTGTGCGTGTATCTGGACCTGCATCCGCTGAACAAGCCGGAAGTGTTTGCCAATGCGTTTGCTGGCGGCTTCTCTGCTGATGGCGATCTCACAGACGAGCGCATCGCCGGCCTGATCACCGAGCAGATGCAGGCGCTGGCCAACTGGACGTTGAAGCACAAGGCTTGA
- a CDS encoding LysR family transcriptional regulator has protein sequence MDYAGWKLFIEAAELGSLSKVALAHGTTQPHISRQIAELEQAAGGRLFQRTGRGVVLTELGQRIAPKVRAWLAGTEQLANDIQSSAGKPIGTVRLGIIPSTAHPLVSTLYYRLRERYPLVQLSVREGQGAQLETWLEEGSVDLALLFRHSPTPKHGDIYLTEAATYLVGRPGDPLLAEPTVPFAAVNGLPLVSFCRPSSWRDWLDHLATQRGISLNVVVEADSLSLQTRIVEDGGMYALLGPYAIANAVREGRLQAAKVVDPTVYRYIALAMSRHGDLTLASRTVMQLTKEIAQTGTAVSEHGQ, from the coding sequence GTGGATTACGCGGGCTGGAAACTGTTCATCGAGGCCGCCGAGCTTGGCAGCCTCAGCAAGGTGGCATTGGCGCACGGCACCACGCAGCCCCATATCAGCCGTCAGATTGCAGAGCTGGAGCAGGCAGCCGGCGGCCGATTGTTTCAGCGGACGGGCCGGGGCGTCGTGCTCACGGAACTGGGGCAGCGCATCGCACCGAAGGTGCGAGCATGGCTGGCGGGCACGGAGCAGTTGGCCAATGACATTCAAAGCTCAGCCGGCAAACCGATCGGGACCGTACGCCTGGGCATCATTCCCTCTACAGCGCATCCTCTGGTCAGCACGCTGTATTACCGCTTGCGCGAGCGCTATCCGCTCGTGCAACTCAGCGTGCGAGAAGGTCAAGGCGCGCAGTTGGAAACATGGCTGGAAGAAGGCAGCGTTGATCTTGCCCTGTTGTTCCGGCACAGCCCGACACCCAAGCACGGCGACATCTATCTGACCGAAGCCGCGACATACCTGGTTGGCAGACCCGGCGATCCGCTTCTGGCCGAGCCCACCGTGCCGTTTGCGGCGGTGAACGGTCTACCGCTGGTTTCGTTCTGCCGGCCCAGCAGTTGGCGCGATTGGCTCGACCACCTCGCGACCCAACGCGGCATCTCTCTGAACGTCGTGGTGGAAGCGGATTCCCTCAGCCTGCAGACGCGCATCGTCGAGGACGGCGGCATGTACGCGCTGCTGGGGCCCTACGCCATCGCCAACGCCGTGCGCGAAGGCCGGCTGCAAGCCGCCAAGGTTGTGGACCCGACGGTCTATCGATACATCGCGCTGGCAATGTCGCGTCATGGCGATCTGACGCTTGCAAGCCGCACGGTGATGCAACTCACCAAGGAGATCGCCCAAACGGGTACAGCGGTCTCCGAGCATGGCCAGTAA
- a CDS encoding CynX/NimT family MFS transporter produces the protein MSQRPYASPSPAAHDAADRRSPGALILLVVGLVLVGVNLRPALSSLSPVLKQVTAGTGLSGATAGLLTTLPVLCLGLFAPAAAVLARRFGAERAVGGLLIALAAGIALRSAGGVAPLFIGTLAAGACIGVTGILLPGIVKRDFGRQADLMTGVYTMALCFGAAVAAGASAPLSAWLGGWQPALAFWALPALLAFVGWWPHMRHAHGKGAATRLQRVSLWDKPIAWQVTFYMGLQSSLAYCVFGWLPVILQDRGLSAVQSGVVVAVSILVQLITALGGPFVARLGRDQRPAVFLMMLMCWAGLIGCLYAPLSTLWWWAVLLGLGQGGNFSVALSLIVLRSADARVAASLSAMTQGIGYTMAAAGPYLMGVLHDLTGSWAVMGWLFSAIALASLVAGSLAGRNRTLHAGE, from the coding sequence ATGTCCCAACGTCCATACGCCTCGCCCTCTCCTGCCGCGCATGACGCAGCAGACCGCCGTTCGCCCGGCGCGCTGATCCTGCTCGTTGTCGGGCTGGTGCTGGTGGGCGTGAACCTGCGGCCTGCGCTATCGAGCCTGTCGCCGGTGTTGAAACAAGTGACAGCCGGCACGGGGCTGTCGGGCGCCACGGCAGGGTTGCTGACGACGCTGCCCGTGCTGTGCCTGGGCCTGTTTGCGCCAGCAGCCGCGGTGTTGGCTCGGCGCTTTGGTGCAGAACGCGCCGTGGGCGGCCTGCTCATTGCGCTGGCGGCTGGCATTGCCTTGCGCAGCGCAGGCGGCGTTGCGCCTCTGTTCATCGGGACGCTGGCGGCGGGCGCCTGCATTGGTGTGACGGGCATTCTGTTGCCGGGCATCGTCAAGCGTGACTTCGGCCGCCAGGCTGACCTGATGACCGGCGTCTACACCATGGCGCTGTGCTTTGGTGCCGCGGTGGCGGCAGGGGCAAGCGCGCCGCTTTCGGCGTGGCTGGGCGGCTGGCAGCCCGCGCTGGCGTTCTGGGCCCTGCCCGCGCTGCTGGCTTTTGTCGGCTGGTGGCCGCACATGCGGCATGCGCACGGCAAGGGCGCGGCTACTCGGCTGCAGCGTGTGTCGCTGTGGGACAAACCGATCGCCTGGCAGGTGACGTTCTACATGGGGCTGCAATCGTCTCTGGCGTATTGCGTGTTTGGCTGGCTGCCCGTGATCCTGCAAGACCGCGGGCTATCCGCCGTGCAGTCGGGCGTGGTGGTGGCGGTGTCGATTCTTGTGCAGCTCATCACTGCGCTGGGCGGGCCGTTCGTGGCGCGGCTCGGGCGCGATCAACGCCCCGCCGTGTTCCTGATGATGCTGATGTGCTGGGCCGGCCTGATCGGCTGCCTGTACGCGCCGCTGTCGACGCTGTGGTGGTGGGCGGTGTTGCTGGGCCTTGGCCAGGGCGGCAATTTCAGCGTGGCGCTGTCGTTGATCGTGCTGCGCTCGGCCGATGCGCGCGTGGCGGCAAGCCTGTCGGCCATGACGCAGGGCATTGGCTACACCATGGCCGCTGCGGGGCCGTATCTCATGGGCGTGCTGCACGATCTGACGGGCAGTTGGGCCGTGATGGGCTGGCTGTTCAGCGCGATTGCGCTGGCCTCGCTCGTGGCGGGCTCGCTCGCCGGGCGCAACCGCACGCTGCACGCCGGCGAGTAA
- the yddG gene encoding aromatic amino acid DMT transporter YddG, with translation MQSKSRATLIGLIAVLLWSSIIGLIRGVSQHLGAVGGAAMIYTVASVLLVLTVGFNNLKTFPRRYLLWGSLLFVSYELCLSLSIGYANSGRQAIEVGMVNYLWPTFTMLSAIAFNKQRANALIVPGVLISILGICFVLGGDQGLDIAGMAENVKDNPLSYGLAFTGAVIWAAYCTVTSRIAEGKNGATLFFILTALALWIKFLATGGGPMHFSVSALVYLALAASAMGFGYAAWNVGILHGNVTVLAGASYFIPVFSAALAAALLHAPLSFAFWKGASMVVAGSILCWLATRGGRAKTLSSSKSSA, from the coding sequence ATGCAAAGCAAAAGTCGGGCAACCCTCATCGGGCTTATTGCGGTGCTGTTATGGAGTTCGATCATCGGGTTGATCCGGGGCGTGAGCCAGCATCTGGGGGCCGTAGGTGGCGCTGCCATGATCTATACCGTCGCGTCGGTGCTGTTGGTATTGACCGTTGGCTTCAATAACTTGAAGACGTTTCCGCGGCGGTATCTGCTGTGGGGCAGCCTCTTGTTCGTGTCGTACGAGCTGTGCCTCTCGCTATCGATCGGCTATGCCAACAGCGGGCGGCAGGCGATCGAGGTCGGAATGGTCAATTACCTGTGGCCGACGTTCACGATGCTGTCGGCCATTGCCTTCAACAAACAGCGGGCGAATGCGCTGATCGTGCCGGGTGTCCTGATTTCCATCCTCGGGATTTGCTTCGTGCTTGGCGGTGATCAAGGCCTCGATATCGCCGGCATGGCCGAGAACGTCAAGGACAACCCGCTCAGTTACGGATTGGCGTTCACGGGCGCGGTGATCTGGGCGGCGTATTGCACGGTCACCAGCCGCATCGCCGAGGGCAAGAACGGCGCAACGCTGTTTTTCATCCTGACGGCGCTGGCCCTGTGGATCAAGTTTCTTGCCACCGGCGGCGGGCCGATGCACTTCAGCGTGTCGGCGCTGGTCTACCTTGCGTTGGCCGCCTCAGCAATGGGCTTCGGCTACGCCGCCTGGAACGTCGGCATCCTGCACGGCAATGTCACGGTGCTGGCTGGCGCGTCGTATTTCATCCCCGTGTTTTCTGCTGCCCTGGCGGCGGCCCTGTTGCATGCCCCGCTGTCGTTTGCATTCTGGAAGGGCGCATCGATGGTGGTTGCAGGGTCGATCCTGTGCTGGCTGGCTACGCGCGGTGGTCGTGCAAAGACGTTGTCTTCGTCCAAGTCTTCCGCCTGA
- a CDS encoding MFS transporter produces the protein MAVHTALPHSHTQVLPFKESLLAMIGICFVVVLVAFDQTVVGTALPTVVAELKGFELYAWVATSYLLTSVVTVPIFGRLGDFYGRKPFVIASIVVFTLASVMCGMAGSMTFLVWSRALQGIGGGMLVGTAYACIPDLFPDARVRLRWQVMLSASFGIANAIGPTLGGWMTQAFGWRSVFYVNIPFGVLGLWFAWRFLPHLRQNVHIGRIRLDWQGAVLITVALGALQLFVEWLPRHGLSLPLFGWLVLSAAAFVTLWWWEQRAEQPLLPFDMLRNPALAALFMLALLSGFSMFAVLFYAPLLFQGGFGMSPQQAGLVITPLVVCITLGSIINGRIVTRIPKPNAMLYAGFALLTVAVAGMSVSSKGMPHAVLTLLMLLAGLGLGFVLPNLTVFAQQTAGRAHLGIATALLQSLRMVGGMVGTALVGTLVSERYASGVANALSADSAMQWLRQLADPEILIDHDAQAALLSQLHAAGHDGAALLEAARHVLVSAIHIGLIVATVVALIGLWYVRRVPPVVLHHVEPVQHTE, from the coding sequence ATGGCCGTTCACACCGCGCTTCCGCATTCTCATACCCAGGTCCTGCCGTTCAAGGAATCGCTCTTGGCGATGATCGGCATCTGCTTCGTCGTCGTTTTGGTCGCCTTCGATCAGACCGTGGTCGGCACGGCGCTGCCCACGGTGGTGGCCGAACTCAAGGGCTTTGAGCTGTACGCGTGGGTGGCGACGTCGTATCTCCTGACCTCCGTTGTGACGGTGCCGATCTTTGGGCGCCTGGGCGATTTTTACGGTCGCAAGCCGTTTGTGATTGCCTCCATCGTGGTGTTCACGCTGGCGTCGGTCATGTGCGGCATGGCGGGCAGCATGACGTTCCTGGTGTGGTCGCGGGCGCTGCAGGGCATTGGCGGCGGCATGCTGGTCGGCACGGCTTACGCGTGCATTCCCGATCTCTTTCCCGATGCGCGTGTACGTTTGCGCTGGCAGGTGATGCTGAGCGCGTCGTTTGGCATTGCCAACGCCATCGGCCCGACGCTGGGCGGGTGGATGACGCAGGCGTTCGGCTGGCGGTCGGTGTTTTACGTGAACATTCCGTTCGGCGTGCTGGGGCTGTGGTTTGCCTGGCGCTTCCTGCCGCATCTTCGCCAGAACGTGCATATCGGGCGTATCCGGCTGGACTGGCAGGGCGCGGTGCTGATCACAGTGGCGCTTGGGGCCCTGCAGTTGTTCGTGGAATGGCTGCCGCGGCATGGCCTGTCGCTGCCGCTCTTCGGTTGGCTGGTGCTGTCGGCTGCGGCGTTCGTAACGCTGTGGTGGTGGGAGCAGCGTGCCGAACAACCGCTGCTGCCGTTCGACATGCTGCGCAATCCGGCGCTGGCTGCGCTCTTCATGCTGGCGTTGCTGTCGGGCTTTTCGATGTTTGCGGTGCTGTTCTATGCGCCGTTGCTGTTCCAGGGCGGGTTTGGCATGTCGCCGCAGCAAGCCGGCCTGGTGATCACGCCGCTCGTGGTGTGCATCACGCTGGGCAGCATCATCAACGGGCGCATTGTCACGCGCATTCCCAAGCCCAACGCCATGCTGTATGCCGGCTTCGCGCTGCTGACCGTGGCGGTGGCCGGCATGTCGGTGTCGTCCAAGGGCATGCCGCATGCGGTGCTGACGCTGCTGATGCTGCTGGCCGGTCTGGGCCTCGGTTTCGTGCTGCCCAATCTGACCGTGTTTGCGCAGCAGACGGCAGGCCGTGCGCATCTGGGCATTGCCACCGCGCTGTTGCAATCGCTGCGCATGGTGGGCGGCATGGTGGGCACGGCGCTAGTTGGCACGTTGGTGAGCGAGCGCTATGCCTCGGGCGTAGCCAATGCACTGAGCGCTGACAGCGCGATGCAGTGGCTGCGCCAGCTTGCCGATCCCGAAATTCTCATCGATCATGACGCGCAAGCCGCCTTGCTCTCGCAGTTGCATGCCGCCGGCCACGATGGGGCGGCGCTGCTCGAAGCCGCGCGACATGTGCTGGTGAGTGCCATCCATATCGGCCTGATCGTGGCGACGGTGGTGGCGCTGATTGGCCTCTGGTATGTGCGCCGCGTGCCGCCCGTGGTGCTGCATCATGTCGAGCCCGTGCAACATACGGAATAG
- a CDS encoding magnesium and cobalt transport protein CorA yields MSMVINSALYRNGKRERDLSVEAISDVLHTPGSFVWLGLHEPDNAMLDLVQEEFGLHDLAIEDARNAHQRPKLEVYGDVLFIVLNTAQMENGNVVFGETHLFVGRDFLVSVRHGPSASYSPVRERCERTPQLLAKGAPFALYAVMDFVVDNYQPVLERLQEEFEHIESQIFGDTFDRAAIERLYTLKRQLLRLRNAALPVEDIAGQLVRLHEDVVPKELRAYFRDIADHAHRAVGALDVIREMLTTAISVNVALVSVTQNDIVKRLAGWGAILAIPTVVFSNYGMNFKGMPELEHPAGYPIVLACTATACVWLYRKLRKSGWI; encoded by the coding sequence ATGTCCATGGTGATCAACAGCGCGCTGTATCGAAACGGCAAGCGCGAGCGTGACCTGTCCGTCGAGGCCATCAGCGACGTGCTGCACACGCCGGGCTCGTTTGTCTGGCTGGGCCTGCATGAGCCCGACAACGCGATGCTCGACCTCGTGCAGGAGGAGTTCGGTCTGCACGATCTCGCCATTGAAGACGCCCGCAACGCGCACCAGCGGCCCAAGTTGGAGGTCTACGGCGACGTGCTCTTCATCGTGCTGAACACCGCGCAGATGGAAAACGGCAACGTCGTCTTTGGTGAGACGCATCTCTTTGTCGGCAGGGATTTTCTCGTCTCGGTGCGGCACGGGCCGTCAGCGTCGTACTCGCCGGTGCGCGAGCGCTGCGAGCGCACGCCACAACTGCTGGCCAAAGGCGCACCGTTTGCGTTGTATGCGGTGATGGACTTTGTGGTCGACAACTATCAGCCCGTGCTGGAACGCCTGCAGGAAGAGTTCGAGCACATCGAAAGCCAGATCTTTGGCGACACGTTCGACCGCGCAGCCATCGAGCGGCTCTATACGCTCAAGCGCCAGCTTCTGCGCCTGCGCAATGCTGCGCTGCCGGTGGAAGACATCGCCGGTCAGCTCGTGCGCCTGCACGAAGACGTGGTGCCCAAAGAGCTGCGCGCGTATTTTCGCGATATAGCCGATCATGCGCACCGCGCGGTGGGCGCACTCGACGTGATTCGCGAAATGCTGACCACGGCCATCTCCGTGAACGTGGCGCTGGTGTCAGTCACGCAGAACGACATTGTGAAGCGCCTGGCGGGGTGGGGCGCTATTCTGGCAATTCCGACCGTGGTGTTCAGCAACTACGGCATGAACTTCAAGGGCATGCCGGAGCTGGAGCATCCGGCGGGGTATCCCATCGTGCTGGCGTGCACGGCCACCGCTTGCGTGTGGCTGTATCGCAAGCTGCGCAAGTCGGGCTGGATCTAG
- a CDS encoding Rossmann-like and DUF2520 domain-containing protein, protein MTSFAIETPVSVGWIGAGRLARALATRAHSAGVRTVAVANRSSSPAAWLAQATGAKAVDPQGVADAADWVFVTVPDDAIPDVVGNVRWRPGQLVLHCSGAGERDLLDAARQAGADTASFHPLFLFAGLPDDAERLGGASIAIDADAPHDAALASFALRLGCTPLKVRAGQRALYHAGANYAASFLLCALHEAATLWEAAGIDRDAAVAAMWPLVDGTLAAARARGLAGALAGPVSRGDGGVIDKHLQALEALGTDHAALYTALTRRALALAAERGAPSADVLADLATRLSAAE, encoded by the coding sequence ATGACGTCTTTTGCAATCGAAACGCCAGTCTCCGTGGGCTGGATCGGCGCAGGGCGGCTGGCGCGGGCATTGGCCACTCGGGCGCACAGCGCAGGTGTACGCACCGTGGCGGTTGCCAACCGCTCAAGCTCACCCGCCGCGTGGCTCGCGCAAGCCACCGGGGCCAAGGCGGTCGACCCGCAAGGCGTGGCGGATGCCGCCGATTGGGTGTTCGTGACCGTGCCGGATGACGCCATTCCGGACGTGGTGGGCAACGTGCGCTGGCGACCCGGCCAACTCGTGCTCCACTGCAGCGGCGCCGGCGAGCGCGACTTGCTGGATGCCGCCCGCCAAGCCGGCGCGGATACCGCCAGCTTTCACCCGCTGTTTCTGTTTGCCGGTTTGCCGGACGATGCCGAACGTCTGGGCGGGGCGTCCATCGCCATTGATGCCGATGCGCCGCACGATGCGGCGCTCGCCAGCTTTGCACTGCGGCTCGGCTGCACACCGTTGAAGGTGCGTGCCGGGCAACGTGCCCTGTATCACGCCGGTGCCAATTACGCCGCCAGCTTCCTGCTGTGCGCACTCCATGAAGCCGCCACGTTGTGGGAGGCCGCGGGCATCGACCGAGATGCGGCCGTGGCTGCCATGTGGCCGCTGGTGGACGGCACGCTGGCCGCGGCACGCGCACGTGGCCTGGCGGGCGCATTGGCGGGCCCGGTCTCGCGCGGAGACGGCGGCGTCATCGACAAACATCTGCAAGCGCTGGAAGCACTGGGCACCGATCACGCCGCGCTGTACACCGCACTCACAAGGCGTGCACTGGCATTGGCCGCCGAGCGCGGCGCACCTTCCGCAGACGTGCTGGCCGACCTCGCTACGCGACTCAGCGCTGCTGAATAG
- a CDS encoding MarR family winged helix-turn-helix transcriptional regulator gives MTSERERFAVMHQFGRTYRAFMAAFEAHVGQPMPRWRILLALHDNTGGGMAQKQLAERLQMDPGALTRQLKVLEQLGWIERTTDARDNRLTNVSLSDAGLAIVLECMPRRIAFINATLDGLPDDLVHALSEALAQIETRLAEVPALAAAASTASDIKTADRPADR, from the coding sequence ATGACCTCTGAACGCGAACGCTTCGCCGTCATGCACCAGTTCGGCCGCACCTATCGTGCGTTCATGGCCGCCTTCGAGGCGCATGTCGGCCAGCCCATGCCGCGCTGGCGCATCCTGCTGGCGCTGCACGACAACACCGGCGGCGGCATGGCCCAGAAGCAGTTGGCCGAGCGCCTGCAGATGGACCCCGGCGCGCTCACCCGCCAGCTCAAGGTGCTCGAGCAGCTCGGCTGGATTGAACGCACCACCGATGCGCGCGACAACCGCCTGACCAACGTGTCGCTGTCAGACGCCGGCTTGGCCATCGTGCTCGAATGCATGCCGCGCCGCATCGCCTTCATCAATGCCACGCTCGACGGGCTGCCGGACGATCTCGTTCACGCGCTGTCCGAAGCGCTGGCGCAAATCGAAACGCGCCTGGCCGAAGTGCCGGCGCTGGCCGCCGCGGCCTCCACCGCATCCGATATCAAGACCGCAGATCGCCCCGCAGACCGTTAA
- a CDS encoding DNA-3-methyladenine glycosylase I, giving the protein MARCCWAGEDPQMIAYHDTEWGVPSHDDRHLYEMLILEGAQAGLSWQTILRKRARYQEVFEGFDAARVARFTPARIEKLLADPGIVRNRAKVEGAVINARKVLELQEEMGSLDAFLWSFVDGKTIVNRWDSYRDAPAATDASKAMSKALVKRGFKFVGPTICYAFMQATGMVDDHEAGCFRAGKA; this is encoded by the coding sequence ATGGCGCGCTGCTGCTGGGCGGGCGAAGACCCGCAGATGATCGCGTACCACGACACCGAGTGGGGCGTGCCCTCGCACGATGATCGCCACCTTTACGAGATGCTCATTCTCGAAGGTGCGCAGGCCGGGCTGTCATGGCAGACCATTCTTCGCAAGCGGGCGCGGTACCAGGAGGTGTTCGAGGGGTTTGATGCGGCACGCGTGGCGCGCTTCACGCCAGCGCGCATCGAAAAGCTCCTCGCTGATCCGGGCATCGTGCGCAATCGCGCCAAGGTCGAGGGCGCCGTCATCAATGCGCGGAAGGTGCTGGAACTTCAGGAAGAAATGGGTTCGCTCGACGCATTCCTGTGGTCGTTTGTCGATGGCAAGACCATCGTCAACCGCTGGGACAGCTACCGCGACGCACCCGCTGCGACCGACGCTTCCAAGGCGATGAGCAAGGCGCTGGTCAAGCGCGGTTTCAAGTTTGTCGGCCCGACCATCTGCTACGCCTTCATGCAGGCCACCGGCATGGTCGATGACCACGAAGCCGGGTGCTTTCGCGCTGGGAAGGCATAA
- a CDS encoding dihydrodipicolinate synthase family protein, giving the protein MKDIDLRGLVPAPVTPFTRDGAVDHAAIQRLGKWLGSFDGVKGLVVLGHAGEGTFLSQDEQTAVIESFVKSVDGKLPVIAGITLEGTQVAAAEAKRAVKAGASAGLVYPSHGWLRFGYQKGAPQDRYRAIYEESGLPLILFQYPDVTKATYNLETQLEIAAQPGVFAMKNGVRNMRRWDTEIPVIRRENPDLQILTCHDEYLLHTMFDVDGALVGYGNIAPELLIELIAAGKAKDYPRARALHDKLLPITKNVYHRGSHMEGTVALKHALVARGILEHATVRPPLLPLEPGAEIDIANAMRSAGLTGPGAGVVQPLAA; this is encoded by the coding sequence ATGAAAGACATTGATCTGCGCGGCCTCGTACCCGCCCCCGTCACCCCGTTCACCCGCGATGGCGCTGTCGACCACGCGGCCATCCAGCGGCTAGGCAAGTGGCTCGGCAGCTTTGACGGCGTGAAGGGCCTGGTCGTGCTCGGACACGCCGGCGAAGGCACCTTCCTTTCACAGGATGAACAAACCGCCGTGATCGAGAGTTTCGTGAAGTCGGTCGACGGCAAGCTTCCCGTCATCGCCGGCATCACGCTCGAAGGTACGCAGGTGGCCGCGGCCGAGGCCAAGCGCGCCGTCAAGGCCGGAGCCTCGGCTGGTCTGGTCTATCCGTCGCACGGCTGGCTGCGCTTCGGTTACCAAAAAGGTGCACCGCAGGACCGCTATCGCGCCATCTATGAGGAAAGTGGTCTACCGCTGATCCTCTTCCAGTATCCGGACGTGACCAAGGCAACGTACAACCTCGAAACGCAGCTTGAGATTGCCGCGCAACCGGGCGTGTTCGCCATGAAGAACGGCGTACGCAACATGCGCCGCTGGGATACGGAAATTCCCGTGATCCGCCGTGAGAACCCCGATCTTCAGATCCTGACCTGTCACGATGAATACCTGCTGCACACCATGTTCGATGTAGACGGCGCACTGGTGGGATACGGCAACATCGCGCCCGAACTGCTGATCGAACTGATCGCAGCGGGCAAGGCCAAGGACTACCCTCGCGCGCGCGCCCTGCATGACAAGCTGTTGCCGATCACGAAGAACGTCTATCACCGTGGCTCGCACATGGAGGGCACCGTCGCGCTCAAGCACGCGCTCGTCGCAAGGGGCATCCTTGAGCACGCCACTGTGCGCCCTCCGCTGCTGCCGCTGGAACCCGGCGCGGAGATCGACATTGCCAACGCGATGCGCTCGGCCGGGCTGACTGGCCCGGGTGCCGGTGTGGTGCAGCCTCTTGCCGCATAA
- a CDS encoding DUF3309 family protein, whose translation MLSTILIIVLILLLIGALPSWPYSRGWGYGPTGGLGLIVVIVVILVLLGYI comes from the coding sequence ATGTTGAGCACCATTCTCATCATCGTTCTCATCTTGCTGCTGATCGGCGCGCTGCCGTCGTGGCCGTACAGCCGAGGTTGGGGCTACGGGCCGACGGGCGGGCTCGGGCTGATCGTGGTGATCGTCGTCATTCTTGTGCTACTGGGCTATATCTGA